The Nocardioides marmorisolisilvae genomic interval ACGACCTGGTCCGGAAAGCCGAGTTGCTCAGCTACGAGGTGCTCGGCAAGCCGCCGGTCCCCGCGCTGAGGGAACCTGCCGCCTCGGCGGCGCAGGTGTTCGGCACCACGGTGGGGGAGGTCAATGCCGTCACCTGCAGGAGGCTCCCGGCCACGGCCGCTCGGCTCAGTCCCTCGCGGATCGTCCGGGCAGCGCGAGCATGCGATCGAGGGCGAGCCGTGCCTCGGCCTGGGTCTGCTCATCGACCTCGATGACGTTGACGACGTGGCCGTCGACGAGCGACTCCAGTGCCCACACCAGGTGGGGAAGGTCGATCCGGTTCATCGTCGAGCAGAAGCAGACCGTCCGGTCCAGGAATGCGATCTGCTTGTCCGGATGGGCGTTCGCGAGTCGCTTGACCAGGTTGAGCTCCGTGCCGATGGCCCACGACGAGCCCGGCGGCGCGGACTCGATGGTCTTGATGATGAACTCGGTGGATCCGACCAGGTCCGCTTTGGTGACGACCTCGTGGGTGCACTCGGGGTGGACCAGGATCTGGATGCCCGGGTGCTGGGCGCGCAGCTCATCGACCACGTCGGCGGAGAACTTGCCGTGGACGGAGCAATGGCCCTTCCACAGGATCATCCGGGCGTCACGCAGCTGGTCCGTGGTCAGGCCGCCGTCGGGGAGAAGCGGGTTCCACACCACGCATTCATCCAGGGAGAGGCCGAGCTGGAGCACCGCGGTGTTGCGGCCGAGGTGTTGGTCGGGCAGGAAGAGCACCTTCGCGTCCGGCTTCTGCGCGAACGCCCACTCGAGGGCGACCTCGGCGTTGGACGACGTGCACACCGCGCCGCCGTTGCGCCCGCAGAACGCCTTGATGTCGGCCGAGGAGTTCATGTAGGTGACCGGTACGACGGAGTCGGCGACCCCGGCCGCGGCGAGCGCCTCCCAGGCATCCTCGACCTGCCTGAGCCGGGCCATGTCGGCCATCGAGCAGCCGGCCGCGAGGTCCGGCAGCACGACCTTCTGCTCGTCAGCCGTCAGGATGTCCGCCGACTCGGCCATGAAGTGGACCCCGCAGAACACGATGTACTCGGCGTCGGGTCGGGCCGCGGCCTCGCGGGCCAGCTTGAAGGAGTCACCGGTCACGTCGGCGAACTGGATGACCTCGTCGCGCTGGTAGTGGTGACCGAGCACGAACACGCGCTCCCCAAGCCGCTCCTTGGCCACGCGGGCACGCTCGACGAGAGCCGGGTCGGAGGCCGGTGGCAGGTCGCCCGGACACTCGACGCCGCGCTCGGTGCCGAGATCCTTGCCCTTGCCGAGAGGCAGCAGCGGAAGGTCAACGGTGGTCATGCCGGCGATTCTCCCACGTGCGGTCTGCAGCGATCACAGGAAGGAGCCATGGTGGAGGTAGGGCATCGGAGGCTTCATCCCGCGCAGGGCCAGGTGACCTGACGTGCGTACGGCGAGCCGCGCGGCGATCCCCACGTCGAGAGCCCACTCGTTCGCCGCCGTCACGTGGGCGACGGAGACCTCGGTGCCCGGCTCGGAGGAGGCGAGCGCCTCCCAGAGCAGGCGCGTGGCGGTACGCCGGTTGGTTGCCGCGACCAGCACTGGTCGACCATCGTCGACATAGGCGTATCCCGATCCGGTGCTGCGGTCGGTCACCAGCAGCCGGTAGAGACGGGTGAGCACCTCGTGGTCCACGCCGTGCGCCGCGTCGCGAAGCCGACGGTCGATCGAGTCCATCAGTTCGAAGTCGCCCGCGGTGCCCTCGCGGACGTGCTCGACCACGGGGATCGCGCTGCGGTCGACCGTCCCGGTCAACAGCAGTTGCGGGTGCAGGGTGAATCCCGCCAGCCGGTAGCGGCGGATCGCACGCGGATCGTCTGACGCCGCGAGCATCCCACGCAGGCATCCCCGGGAGTGACCCAGGGACGCGGCCAGCAGCGGCGTGCCGATCCCGACGCCCTGGCGACCGGGCTGCACGGCGTACGTGGCGAGGATCCAGGTCAGGTCTCGCCGGTAGGACACCGCGAAGCCGGTCACCTCGGCGTCGACCTCCACCACCCAGCACCCCGCCGGGTCGGTGGCCAGGAAGTGTCGGGTGCGCTCCTCCCACGCCGCGCGGTGTCTCGGGCTCGACTCGGTCGGCTCGGGATCGGTGCGCCGCGCGGTGGCCCGGTCGACCTCGCGGAAGGCCGCCTGGGTGATCTCGCTCGCCGTCACGACGTCCTCGGGTCGCATCGGACGGACCAGCACTGATCGGGGGTCGACCATCCGGTCGTTGCTGTCCTGGGCCATGGGTGGATGCTGCCGCATCGCCCCTGCTGGACGACACCGGATATCGTCACCGGCCATGCGCGTGGTGGTGGCTCCGGACAAGTTCGCGGGGACGCTCACAGCAGGCGAGGCGGCTGACGCGATCGCGTCGGGCTGGGCCCGGCACGCGTCGGCGGACGAGCTCGTCCGGGTGCCGATGTCCGACGGCGGTCCCGGCTTCATCGATGCGCTGCACGCTGCACTGGGCGGCGCGCTGGTCGCGGTCACCGTCCCGGATCCGTACGCCGCGGCCACACCTGCCGCCGTGCTGCTGGTCGGTCGGACCGGCTACGTCGAGAGCGCGCAGGCCATCGGGCTGCACCTGACACCGCCGAACGACCGGGACGCCACCCGAGCCAGCACGGTGGGACTCGGCGAGCTCCTCCGCGCCGCGGTCGACGCGGGGGCGGCGCGCGTCGTGGTCGGGCTGGGTGGCAGCGGCACCAACGACGGGGGAGCCGGACTGCTCGCGGCGCTCGGCGCGACCGCCGAGGGAGGGACGCTCGATGGTGGGCCGGCCGGGCTCGCCGGGGTGAGGTCGGTCGACCTCGAGCCGGCGCGACGCCTGCTGGGCGGTGTCGAGCTCGTGCTCGCCAGCGACGTCGACAACGAGCTGTTGGGCATCGTCGGGGCCACCAAGACGTTCGGCCCGCAGAAGGGGCTGAGCGAGGAGCAGCTGCTCACCGTCGACGGTTGGCTCCAGGGCTTCGCCGAGGCCACCGACCGCAAGGCAGCGTCACAGAAGGGCGCCGGCGCGGCGGGTGGTGCCGGGTTCGCGCTCCGACTCCTCGGGGCCATCCACCGGCCCGGGGTCGAGGTCGTCGCGGAGGCGGTGGGACTGGCCGAGCACCTGCGCGGTGCCGACCTCGCAATCACCGGCGAGGGGTCCTTCGACTTCTCCTCACGCGCGGGCAAGGTGCCCTACGGGGTCGCCCAGGCCGCCGCCGAGCGGCTCGCCGCCTGCATCGTGCTGGCGGGCAGGGTCGGCATCGGGGCCCGGGAGACCCGGGCGATCGGGATCGAGTCGGCGTACTCGATGGTCGAGCTGTTCGGCGAGGAGCGCGCGCTCGGCGCACCGGCGGCCACGCTGGCAGACCTGGCGGCCCGGGTCGCCCGGACCTGGTCGCGCTGAGTCGCGGACTTCTCCTTCTGCACGGGAATATCCAACCGTGTGCGACCATTGATGCAGACGTACGACGAAGCTTCGTTGGCAAGGGAGAGAGCATGACCGAGCAGGTCGACACCCAGACCGAGCACCGCACCGACGGCATCAACCTGAGCAACGCCGCCGCGTCCAAGGTCAGGAGCCTCCTCGAGCAGGAGGGTCGCGACGACCTTCAGCTGCGGATCGCCGTCCAGCCCGGTGGCTGCTCGGGTCTGCGCTACCAGCTGTTCTTCGACGAGCGCACCCTCGACGGTGACGTGGTCACGGACTTCGACGGAGTCGGCGTGGTCGTGGACCGGATGAGCGTGCCCTACCTCAATGGCGCCACTATCGACTTCGTGGACTCGATCGAGAAGCAGGGCTTCACGATCGACAACCCGAACGCCAGCGGATCCTGCGCCTGCGGCGACTCCTTCCACTGACTCGACCCAGTCAGCACGCACCCGGGCGTCTTGCCCGGGCCGTTGACCGGCACGCCACGAGCGCGCCCTGGGCTTCGCGAGGAAGCCGGCGCGGTCAGTCGAACAGGCTGCCGGCGAACTTCGCGGCGGACTCGCTGACCGCCAACGCCGTGCGGCCGAGCTGACGCGGCGCTTGGAGGACTGCGCCCGGCACCAC includes:
- the erpA gene encoding iron-sulfur cluster insertion protein ErpA, with amino-acid sequence MTEQVDTQTEHRTDGINLSNAAASKVRSLLEQEGRDDLQLRIAVQPGGCSGLRYQLFFDERTLDGDVVTDFDGVGVVVDRMSVPYLNGATIDFVDSIEKQGFTIDNPNASGSCACGDSFH
- the nadA gene encoding quinolinate synthase NadA, whose amino-acid sequence is MTTVDLPLLPLGKGKDLGTERGVECPGDLPPASDPALVERARVAKERLGERVFVLGHHYQRDEVIQFADVTGDSFKLAREAAARPDAEYIVFCGVHFMAESADILTADEQKVVLPDLAAGCSMADMARLRQVEDAWEALAAAGVADSVVPVTYMNSSADIKAFCGRNGGAVCTSSNAEVALEWAFAQKPDAKVLFLPDQHLGRNTAVLQLGLSLDECVVWNPLLPDGGLTTDQLRDARMILWKGHCSVHGKFSADVVDELRAQHPGIQILVHPECTHEVVTKADLVGSTEFIIKTIESAPPGSSWAIGTELNLVKRLANAHPDKQIAFLDRTVCFCSTMNRIDLPHLVWALESLVDGHVVNVIEVDEQTQAEARLALDRMLALPGRSARD
- a CDS encoding glycerate kinase family protein, which gives rise to MRVVVAPDKFAGTLTAGEAADAIASGWARHASADELVRVPMSDGGPGFIDALHAALGGALVAVTVPDPYAAATPAAVLLVGRTGYVESAQAIGLHLTPPNDRDATRASTVGLGELLRAAVDAGAARVVVGLGGSGTNDGGAGLLAALGATAEGGTLDGGPAGLAGVRSVDLEPARRLLGGVELVLASDVDNELLGIVGATKTFGPQKGLSEEQLLTVDGWLQGFAEATDRKAASQKGAGAAGGAGFALRLLGAIHRPGVEVVAEAVGLAEHLRGADLAITGEGSFDFSSRAGKVPYGVAQAAAERLAACIVLAGRVGIGARETRAIGIESAYSMVELFGEERALGAPAATLADLAARVARTWSR
- a CDS encoding GNAT family N-acetyltransferase — protein: MAQDSNDRMVDPRSVLVRPMRPEDVVTASEITQAAFREVDRATARRTDPEPTESSPRHRAAWEERTRHFLATDPAGCWVVEVDAEVTGFAVSYRRDLTWILATYAVQPGRQGVGIGTPLLAASLGHSRGCLRGMLAASDDPRAIRRYRLAGFTLHPQLLLTGTVDRSAIPVVEHVREGTAGDFELMDSIDRRLRDAAHGVDHEVLTRLYRLLVTDRSTGSGYAYVDDGRPVLVAATNRRTATRLLWEALASSEPGTEVSVAHVTAANEWALDVGIAARLAVRTSGHLALRGMKPPMPYLHHGSFL